A stretch of Sinimarinibacterium sp. NLF-5-8 DNA encodes these proteins:
- a CDS encoding flagellar basal body rod protein FlgF has translation MDRAIYVAMTGAIQTVKAQTANSHNIANAHTIGFRAELLNNQQREVVGAGLPSRVNALAVEPGARNWDDSMGAYEATGRDLDVALREDAWLAVQAPDGSEAYTKAGDLRLDANGLLRTAAGHFVLGDGGPIAIPPNTQISIGGDGTVSMVPQGSGPETMASIARIRTVSATSEQLDRGLDGLMRAREGVELPAASGTVMYSGTLETSNANLPEAMVNMISLARQFEMQVKVMRTAEENERASASLLRVSGQ, from the coding sequence ATGGATCGCGCGATTTACGTTGCCATGACCGGCGCCATTCAGACGGTCAAGGCGCAGACGGCCAACAGCCACAACATCGCCAATGCCCACACCATCGGCTTTCGCGCCGAGTTGCTCAACAACCAGCAGCGCGAAGTGGTGGGCGCCGGCTTGCCGTCGCGCGTCAATGCTCTGGCGGTGGAGCCGGGCGCGCGCAACTGGGACGACAGCATGGGCGCGTACGAGGCCACCGGGCGCGATCTGGACGTGGCGTTGCGCGAGGATGCCTGGCTTGCCGTACAGGCGCCCGATGGCAGCGAGGCGTATACCAAGGCAGGCGATCTGCGTCTGGATGCCAACGGCTTGCTGCGCACCGCAGCCGGGCATTTTGTCCTTGGCGATGGCGGGCCGATTGCGATTCCGCCGAATACCCAGATCAGCATTGGTGGTGATGGCACGGTGTCGATGGTGCCGCAGGGCAGCGGCCCTGAAACCATGGCCTCGATTGCGCGGATCCGCACGGTCAGCGCCACGTCGGAACAACTCGATCGCGGTCTTGATGGCCTGATGCGTGCCAGGGAAGGTGTCGAGCTGCCCGCTGCATCGGGTACGGTGATGTACAGCGGCACGTTGGAGACCAGCAACGCCAATTTGCCCGAGGCGATGGTCAACATGATCAGCCTTGCCCGGCAGTTTGAGATGCAGGTCAAGGTGATGCGCACCGCTGAAGAAAACGAGCGCGCGTCAGCGTCATTGTTGCGCGTCAGCGGGCAGTAG
- a CDS encoding TonB-dependent siderophore receptor, protein MSARPLSRLPSPLSGIAAAALALYSLPGISAEPTQVAQALTDITVEGHHAPDFKPEKVSSSKFTAPLVDTPRSVTVINQEVLTSTAATSLQDALRNVPGITFAAGEGGQPIADRPIIRGFNSASNLFVDGVRDIGTQNREVFALEAVEVIQGADSVYAGRGSGGGSINLVSKLPTARAMTSGTLMMGSDDTLRGTVDQNWVVGENTAVRVNAMGNKGNTPGRDKAVNYEKWGIAPSITVGLNQATRLTASYYHLTDNGMPDYSIPYDQATGLPVTETLGVDRNSFYGLAGRDFRRATTDIGTLIAERDLSNGTTLRNVTRYGTSMNSYVVTNPDDSKGNVANGELWRGTKQRYSETDTFANQTDLRGSFNTAALQHTFNIGLEYGRESRMQDGWTVASAAGTSNNCSGPDRDALFANGDCTSLFTPNPNDTWLGTITRNNNPTHYRTQSTGLYAFDSITFNPQWQAHVGLRYDSYETQVRKPSDPRVNGVSRDSFINYQAGLVFKPIDIGSIYLSYSTSSTPPSLAGGDEDAPNAGSPADCTSRCTRSNLDLKPEETRNIELGTKWELFQRRLLVSAAVFDMERKNAQIETAPDTFAQVGKTRVRGAELSFAGQITEVWKLFGGYSYLDSELERGAFNNLAVGQPLPNTPENSFSLFTSVDIVPQLTVGGGAYYVSRVFGNTATTPQKQIPDYWRFDAMAAYKVSTNYSVQVNLQNLTDEVYYTKAYSNHYASLGTGRQLLVSVNMNF, encoded by the coding sequence GTGTCTGCTCGCCCCTTGTCTCGCCTCCCCTCACCCCTGAGCGGCATCGCCGCCGCCGCCCTGGCGCTGTACAGCCTCCCCGGCATCAGCGCCGAGCCGACCCAGGTGGCTCAGGCTCTGACCGATATCACCGTTGAAGGGCATCACGCCCCAGACTTCAAGCCCGAAAAAGTCTCGTCCAGCAAATTCACCGCGCCGCTGGTGGACACGCCGCGCTCGGTCACGGTCATCAATCAGGAGGTCTTGACCAGCACTGCGGCCACCTCGCTGCAGGATGCGCTGCGCAACGTGCCCGGCATTACCTTTGCCGCCGGCGAAGGCGGCCAGCCGATTGCGGATCGCCCGATCATTCGCGGCTTCAACTCGGCCTCCAACCTGTTCGTTGACGGCGTCCGTGATATCGGCACGCAAAACCGCGAGGTTTTTGCCCTTGAAGCGGTCGAAGTCATTCAAGGCGCGGACTCGGTCTATGCCGGTCGCGGCAGTGGCGGCGGCAGCATCAATCTGGTCAGCAAGCTGCCAACCGCGCGCGCGATGACCAGCGGCACGCTGATGATGGGTTCTGACGACACCCTGCGCGGAACCGTGGATCAAAACTGGGTTGTCGGTGAAAACACTGCCGTGCGCGTCAATGCCATGGGCAACAAGGGCAATACCCCGGGACGTGACAAGGCGGTCAATTACGAAAAATGGGGCATCGCCCCATCGATCACCGTGGGACTCAATCAAGCCACTCGGTTGACGGCCAGCTACTACCACCTGACCGACAACGGCATGCCCGACTACAGCATTCCCTACGATCAGGCCACGGGGCTGCCGGTCACCGAAACGCTGGGGGTTGACCGCAACAGCTTCTACGGCCTAGCCGGCCGCGATTTTCGTCGTGCCACCACCGATATCGGCACGCTGATCGCAGAACGCGACCTCAGCAACGGCACGACCCTGCGCAACGTCACCCGCTATGGCACCTCGATGAACAGCTACGTTGTCACCAACCCGGACGATAGCAAGGGCAACGTCGCCAACGGGGAATTGTGGCGCGGAACCAAGCAGCGCTACAGCGAAACCGACACCTTCGCCAACCAGACCGATTTGCGCGGCAGCTTCAACACCGCCGCGCTCCAGCACACTTTCAATATCGGCCTCGAATATGGTCGTGAATCGCGGATGCAGGATGGCTGGACAGTGGCCAGTGCCGCCGGAACCAGCAACAACTGCAGCGGCCCCGATCGTGACGCCCTTTTTGCCAACGGGGATTGCACCAGCCTGTTCACCCCCAACCCCAACGACACCTGGCTGGGCACCATTACCCGCAACAACAACCCGACCCACTACCGCACGCAAAGCACAGGGCTGTATGCATTTGACAGCATCACGTTCAACCCGCAATGGCAGGCGCATGTCGGGCTGCGCTACGACAGCTATGAAACACAAGTTCGCAAACCCAGCGATCCGCGCGTCAATGGCGTCTCGCGCGACAGCTTCATCAACTATCAGGCGGGTCTGGTGTTCAAGCCCATCGACATTGGCAGCATCTACCTGAGCTACAGCACCTCCAGCACCCCGCCTTCACTGGCCGGTGGCGATGAGGATGCCCCCAATGCCGGCAGTCCGGCGGACTGCACCAGCCGCTGCACGCGCAGCAACCTCGACCTCAAGCCCGAGGAAACGCGCAACATCGAACTCGGCACCAAATGGGAGCTGTTCCAGCGTCGCCTGCTGGTCAGCGCCGCAGTGTTTGATATGGAACGCAAAAACGCGCAGATCGAAACCGCACCGGACACGTTTGCACAAGTGGGCAAAACCCGCGTGCGCGGCGCCGAACTCAGCTTTGCCGGGCAAATCACCGAGGTCTGGAAACTGTTTGGCGGCTACAGCTATCTGGACTCCGAACTGGAGCGCGGGGCGTTCAACAATCTGGCGGTCGGCCAGCCACTGCCCAACACGCCGGAAAACAGCTTCAGCCTGTTCACCAGCGTGGATATCGTCCCGCAACTGACGGTTGGTGGCGGTGCGTACTATGTCAGCCGGGTTTTTGGCAACACGGCAACGACGCCTCAAAAGCAGATCCCCGACTACTGGCGCTTTGATGCCATGGCTGCATACAAGGTTTCGACGAACTACAGCGTGCAGGTCAATCTGCAAAACCTGACCGATGAGGTGTACTACACCAAGGCTTACAGCAACCACTACGCCTCGCTCGGCACCGGCCGCCAGCTGCTGGTTTCGGTCAACATGAACTTTTGA